The following proteins are co-located in the Vigna angularis cultivar LongXiaoDou No.4 chromosome 2, ASM1680809v1, whole genome shotgun sequence genome:
- the LOC108323222 gene encoding phospholipid--sterol O-acyltransferase isoform X2 codes for MAKKPLLCFLLFLLAFVIIAGASSSGAELDYSKLSGIIIPGFASTQLRAWSILDCPYSPLDFNPLDLVWLDTTKLLSAVNCWLKCMVLDPYNQTDHPDCKSRPDSGLSGITELDPGYITGPLSSVWKEWIKWCIEFGIEANAIIAVPYDWRLSPAMLEERDLYFHKLKLTFETAYKLRGGPSLVFAHSLGNHVFRYFLEWLKLEIAPKHYNEWLDQHIHAYFAVGAPLLGAIETIEATLSGFTFGLPISEGTARLMFNSFGSALWMMPFSKYCRTDNRYWKHFSGGRHAGQPTYKCDEQEFQSNFSGWPTKIINIEIPSAHEIPESNLSSMECGLPTQLSFSAREISDGTFFKAIEDYDPDSKRMLHLLQKSYLGDPVLNPLTPWERPPIKNVFCIYGSDSKTKVGYYFAPSGKPYPDNWIITDVIYEFEGSLISRSGTLVEGKIGPISGDETVPYLSLSLCKNWLGPKVNITRAPQSEHDGSDVQIKLNVEHHHGEDLVPKMTRLPRVKYITYYEDSESLPGKRTAIWELDKANHRNIVRSPVLMRELWLEMWHDIHPDAKLEFVTKAKRGPLRDEDCYWDYGKARCAWPDYCEYRYVFGDVHLGQSCRLRYTTAEVLSHYL; via the exons ATGGCGAAAAAACCGTTACTCTGCTTCTTGCTTTTCCTCCTTGCCTTTGTCATCATCGCCGGAGCCTCCTCTTCAGGCGCTGAGCTTGACTACTCCAAGCTCTCGGGCATTATAATCCCTGGCTTCGCTTCCACTCAGCTCCGAGCATGGTCCATTCTTGACTGTCCGTACTCTCCGCTTGATTTCAACCCTCTCGATTTGGTCTGGCTCGATACAACCAAA CTACTTTCGGCTGTCAATTGCTGGCTTAAGTGCATGGTGCTGGATCCGTACAACCAGACTGACCATCCAGATTGCAAGTCCCGCCCTGATAGTGGTCTTTCTGGGATTACAGAACTTGACCCAGGTTATATAACAG GACCTCTTTCATCGGTTTGGAAAGAGTGGATTAAGTGGTGTATTGAATTTGGCATAGAAGCTAATGCAATAATTGCTGTTCCATATGACTGGAGATTGTCGCCCGCAATGCTTGAAGAGAGGGACCTTTATTTTCATAAGCTAAA ATTAACATTTGAAACTGCTTACAAACTTCGTGGTGGCCCCTCTTTAGTTTTTGCCCATTCATTGGGTAATCATGTTTTCCGTTATTTCTTAGAGTGGTTGAAGCTAGAGATTGCACCAAAACATTATAATGAGTGGCTGGATCAACATATCCATGCCTATTTTGCTGTTG GAGCTCCCCTTCTTGGTGCAATTGAAACCATTGAAGCAACTCTTTCTGGGTTCACCTTTGGTCTTCCCATATCTGAG GGAACAGCACGGCTGATGTTCAACTCCTTTGGTTCAGCACTATGGATGATGCCTTTTTCCAAGTACTGCAGAACAGATAATAGATATTGGAAGCATTTTTCTGGGGGAAGGCATGCTGGTCAACCAACATATAAATGTGATGAGCAGGAGTTTCAGTCAAACTTTTCTGGGTGGCCAACAAAAATAATCAACATTGAAATTCCTTCAGCACATG AAATACCGGAGTCCAACTTGTCTAGCATGGAGTGTGGACTACCGACTCAATTATCATTCTCAGCTCGTGAAATATCAGATGGCACCTTTTTCAAGGCAATTGAAGATTATGACCCAGACAGCAAGAGGATGCTACACCTGTTACAAAA ATCATATCTTGGTGATCCTGTTCTTAATCCCCTTACACCTTGGGAGCGGCCACCAATAAAAAATGTCTTCTGCATTTATGGGTCTGATTCAAAGACAAAG gTTGGTTACTATTTTGCTCCTAGTGGCAAGCCTTACCCCGATAACTGGATCATTACGGATGTCATTTATGAGTTTGAAGGATCTCTAATCTCAAG GTCAGGGACTCTGGTTGAAGGGAAAATTGGACCTATAAGTGGCGATGAGACG GTGCCATATCTCTCCCTTTCCTTGTGCAAGAACTGGCTTGGACCAAAAGTGAACATAACAAGAGCGCCTCAG TCAGAGCATGATGGTTCAGATGTACAGATTAAATTGAATGTGGAACATCACCATGGAGAAGATCTTGTTCCAAAAATGACAAGATTGCCAAGAGTGAAGTACATAACATATTATGAAGATTCTGAAAGTCTTCCTGGAAAGAGGACAGCAATTTGGGAGCTTGATAAAG CAAATCACAGGAACATAGTTAGATCACCAGTGCTAATGAGGGAACTATGGCTTGAGATGTGGCATGATATCCATCCTGATGCAAAATTAGAGTTTGTAACAAAAG CTAAGAGGGGTCCTTTAAGAGACGAGGACTGTTATTGGGATTATGGGAAGGCTCGTTGTGCATGGCCTGACTACTGTGAATATag ATATGTTTTTGGGGATGTTCACTTGGGACAAAGCTGTAGGTTGAGATATACTACTGCTGAAGTGTTGTCACATTATTTGTAA
- the LOC108323222 gene encoding phospholipid--sterol O-acyltransferase isoform X1, translated as MAKKPLLCFLLFLLAFVIIAGASSSGAELDYSKLSGIIIPGFASTQLRAWSILDCPYSPLDFNPLDLVWLDTTKLLSAVNCWLKCMVLDPYNQTDHPDCKSRPDSGLSGITELDPGYITGPLSSVWKEWIKWCIEFGIEANAIIAVPYDWRLSPAMLEERDLYFHKLKLTFETAYKLRGGPSLVFAHSLGNHVFRYFLEWLKLEIAPKHYNEWLDQHIHAYFAVGAPLLGAIETIEATLSGFTFGLPISEGTARLMFNSFGSALWMMPFSKYCRTDNRYWKHFSGGRHAGQPTYKCDEQEFQSNFSGWPTKIINIEIPSAHAFDAYPSFSEIPESNLSSMECGLPTQLSFSAREISDGTFFKAIEDYDPDSKRMLHLLQKSYLGDPVLNPLTPWERPPIKNVFCIYGSDSKTKVGYYFAPSGKPYPDNWIITDVIYEFEGSLISRSGTLVEGKIGPISGDETVPYLSLSLCKNWLGPKVNITRAPQSEHDGSDVQIKLNVEHHHGEDLVPKMTRLPRVKYITYYEDSESLPGKRTAIWELDKANHRNIVRSPVLMRELWLEMWHDIHPDAKLEFVTKAKRGPLRDEDCYWDYGKARCAWPDYCEYRYVFGDVHLGQSCRLRYTTAEVLSHYL; from the exons ATGGCGAAAAAACCGTTACTCTGCTTCTTGCTTTTCCTCCTTGCCTTTGTCATCATCGCCGGAGCCTCCTCTTCAGGCGCTGAGCTTGACTACTCCAAGCTCTCGGGCATTATAATCCCTGGCTTCGCTTCCACTCAGCTCCGAGCATGGTCCATTCTTGACTGTCCGTACTCTCCGCTTGATTTCAACCCTCTCGATTTGGTCTGGCTCGATACAACCAAA CTACTTTCGGCTGTCAATTGCTGGCTTAAGTGCATGGTGCTGGATCCGTACAACCAGACTGACCATCCAGATTGCAAGTCCCGCCCTGATAGTGGTCTTTCTGGGATTACAGAACTTGACCCAGGTTATATAACAG GACCTCTTTCATCGGTTTGGAAAGAGTGGATTAAGTGGTGTATTGAATTTGGCATAGAAGCTAATGCAATAATTGCTGTTCCATATGACTGGAGATTGTCGCCCGCAATGCTTGAAGAGAGGGACCTTTATTTTCATAAGCTAAA ATTAACATTTGAAACTGCTTACAAACTTCGTGGTGGCCCCTCTTTAGTTTTTGCCCATTCATTGGGTAATCATGTTTTCCGTTATTTCTTAGAGTGGTTGAAGCTAGAGATTGCACCAAAACATTATAATGAGTGGCTGGATCAACATATCCATGCCTATTTTGCTGTTG GAGCTCCCCTTCTTGGTGCAATTGAAACCATTGAAGCAACTCTTTCTGGGTTCACCTTTGGTCTTCCCATATCTGAG GGAACAGCACGGCTGATGTTCAACTCCTTTGGTTCAGCACTATGGATGATGCCTTTTTCCAAGTACTGCAGAACAGATAATAGATATTGGAAGCATTTTTCTGGGGGAAGGCATGCTGGTCAACCAACATATAAATGTGATGAGCAGGAGTTTCAGTCAAACTTTTCTGGGTGGCCAACAAAAATAATCAACATTGAAATTCCTTCAGCACATG CATTTGATGCATATCCTTCATTCTCAGAAATACCGGAGTCCAACTTGTCTAGCATGGAGTGTGGACTACCGACTCAATTATCATTCTCAGCTCGTGAAATATCAGATGGCACCTTTTTCAAGGCAATTGAAGATTATGACCCAGACAGCAAGAGGATGCTACACCTGTTACAAAA ATCATATCTTGGTGATCCTGTTCTTAATCCCCTTACACCTTGGGAGCGGCCACCAATAAAAAATGTCTTCTGCATTTATGGGTCTGATTCAAAGACAAAG gTTGGTTACTATTTTGCTCCTAGTGGCAAGCCTTACCCCGATAACTGGATCATTACGGATGTCATTTATGAGTTTGAAGGATCTCTAATCTCAAG GTCAGGGACTCTGGTTGAAGGGAAAATTGGACCTATAAGTGGCGATGAGACG GTGCCATATCTCTCCCTTTCCTTGTGCAAGAACTGGCTTGGACCAAAAGTGAACATAACAAGAGCGCCTCAG TCAGAGCATGATGGTTCAGATGTACAGATTAAATTGAATGTGGAACATCACCATGGAGAAGATCTTGTTCCAAAAATGACAAGATTGCCAAGAGTGAAGTACATAACATATTATGAAGATTCTGAAAGTCTTCCTGGAAAGAGGACAGCAATTTGGGAGCTTGATAAAG CAAATCACAGGAACATAGTTAGATCACCAGTGCTAATGAGGGAACTATGGCTTGAGATGTGGCATGATATCCATCCTGATGCAAAATTAGAGTTTGTAACAAAAG CTAAGAGGGGTCCTTTAAGAGACGAGGACTGTTATTGGGATTATGGGAAGGCTCGTTGTGCATGGCCTGACTACTGTGAATATag ATATGTTTTTGGGGATGTTCACTTGGGACAAAGCTGTAGGTTGAGATATACTACTGCTGAAGTGTTGTCACATTATTTGTAA